The DNA window TGTATCTTGACGAAAGTGTTAACTACAACAGTGTGGTACCTCAACTTTATCTGTGAACTTGACCAAGGTACATGCTAGGTGAAAAAGCTCTTTATTTGAACATATTTCCTGAGAATGATCATCTATAGCAGAAAGGCCTTCAATTGCACGAAGAACTAAAtcaagaattgaatacctgaaatTCGAAGATATTAGGTTCTCAAATCAAATTCACCAGAATGCCTTTTGCAACAACAAATATTCCACCAGACTGCTGGATGAATGGTTACAAACATTGTGACGGATGGGGTCAGAATTGGCATCAGAAAATAATAGGAACTGTATAATTTCATCTATGTGAAATGGCAGATTGTGAATTACGGTACCTTTCGGGTATTCTGTCACTCGTTAGTTTGCTTATCTCAAAAGTCAAGAGATTGATCAATATATTTGCCAAACCAAGCTTCATCATAGGTGGAAGAAGATCATCCACAATTTTTTGCTGGCTTTCTAATATAGCTAATATAAGCCCTGCAATCTGTTAAGGAATCAAATAATCTTAGCTATTGATTAGATGGAACTTGCATTCTGACTCAGAAAGAATGCCAAAACaagtaattaaaataatcatATTACTTTTCACTCcaaatttgtttttgtttctaGTGCAATATTTCATAGCATGCTATTCACTAAGTCTAATGTAATATTACCCAGTTCAATATCACCTCTATTTAGATCAAAAAAGTTGAAACTATGATGAATAAGGAATTACAAAGTATTCATTACCTTTTCTAAAAGCTGAAGGTTCAGAGTATTTTCTGCAATCCATAATATTTGACTTAATACATGTTCGAACTTCAATGCCTCAGCCCATGAAATGGATTCACCACTTTGAAGGCCCACAGTCAATAATCTGTTTGCAGAACACAAGAAAAGTTTGTAACATAAAGATaattttgattattaaaaaaGTAGTATGACACCTAGATTACAGCCCAACACAAATAAAAGTTTATGGatagataaaaaaataaactaataaagCAGCATCCCCTCTTCCTATCTATTCTTCAGGGTGGTGTATATATGTGTGAATGTTCTTTTACAGATAGAAATTTTGGTGTATATATGTGTGAATATTCTTTTTAGCAAAGCACTCCAATATCACTAAATGGCTCAGAAAGATCCGGTAATAAAAAGGCCATTAGCAGAATACCAAACGGTGGCCAAAATAACAATCCTGTGCAAAATAAGTCCATAGCAGAACAAGAGCCCTTTAAAGTTCTAGAACTTCCTCTCCAGACATATACAACAAAAGAATTGTAGAGACATGGCTTTGCCACAAAGTATTAGCATCAATGTGAACCAAAACCTCTGAAATCAACAGAAAGAAATTAACATAAGTCCCTAGAGCTAATCTACTAGTCACTAAAAAACCTACACAGCGTACTCTAGGAAAAAGTAGCTATGAAACAATTCAAAACGAAATGATCCGTAGTTGGTAAACTAGAATTACATAGATATTTTTGGGAGAGAAAGCAATGAGATTCTATGCCGCTACATGCCATTAATGTTACAGAGAATTATGTGCAAACAACAATCCAAACATAATATTTGACCATAGGTGGAGCTTTAGAGACTCTATTAGGAGAATGGGTATGTAACAAATAACAAGATTTACAGGATAAAAGATTCTGAAGTCTTTCATCAGGATCAAGAGAAAGATGAACAAATTCAGCATAAGTACTCAGTAACCTCGCTAAATCCGTGAAGAAGAAAAATTCAAGAGGAAATGGACGGAATAGAAAAGGCATAATTAGAACAGCATGGAACATGTacatattttctttaaaataaaaagaaaagagacaTAGCATTTCATACTAGCAAGTGTTTCTTTCTCACGGTAATAAATTATTAATGCTTAGGAAGCAGAAGATAAAAAACAAGGATAACAATATGGAAATAGTAACCAATTAGGTAACTTGGCCCTTGACAAAAATGAAAGTGAGAATAACTACATCTACATGTGTTAGAGAAGCGTCATACCTAGATGTTTCAGATAGGCATTGAGGATCATCCAGAAATAATTTGTCCACAATCATCTCAATCAGTCCTTTAGTCGAGACTATACGCTTCATTGGAACTTCGTGGCAGGCAAGGTTTCCAATAATTCCTATGCTAATCTCCTGCAAAATGTAATGAATACAAAAAACATAAAATGAAGTAACATTTGATCTTCTAATCACCTAATAGCTTTATTTTCACATACCATTAGCAAATTGCACACTGAATCATGGTACATATTTATATATTGACTTACATTAACACGCATGGATTTGCAATCCACAAGATTTGCTAAAAGAACTTCAAGTATGAGATTCTCCACCTACATGATTAAACCACATAATCATCTCATTTTAGTTTATACAACTAAAAAAGGTTGAAAGGCATAAAACAATGACAACCGAAATGTGTTTAGGCCTCAGGTGAGAAAAAGTTGCCATGATGTTTCTATACCAATGATAGGATGCTTGATTGAAATACAATAGAATTCAAACAAACACTAAACAAAAATAGAGTAATACCATGAGCTCCGCATGTGTTTTACTCGCAGCCAAGTCCCACAAAATACAACCGTGTTCTTCCCACGCGTTCTCTCCAACCAACGCACCAGAATGTTCAAATCCATCGCCATTATCCTTATATTCTCCTCCCGGGCGAGAAGATTCACCGGAAacatcaacatccatattttcAGATTTACTCTTGGAAGATTCAAACTGTTCATTATTACAAACTGATGCACATGGAGCATCCCCTTCTTTATTAGGGACATCGGAAACAACTCCGTGAACAGAAGAAGAATCCAAAGGCAAAAGCTTCCTTATCAAGGAGATTACATAACTGGGATCAACAGTTGTTGATAAATCAAAAAACTGCATCAGCAATTTCAAAACAATCGCACAATAAgaatttaaacaaacaaaaaagcgCCATATATTGCAATCGCGTTTCAATTTGCAGTTACCAGAAGCATAATTTAAAAGTAATAGGGATAATTGTTAGTTGCGGTTACTGAAATGAAGATGGATTCATAGGTCATAGCAATGAAACGAAACTAGAGTTTGAAATTAAGCGGAAGCTTTGATGATAACCTCGTGTGAAGGTGCAGTGGGATGATGCGTGGGAGCTTcgtgctcttcttcttcttcgattACTGGATTGGCCGGAACCGCCATGCGCTTCGCTTCGTATTTTGGTTGTTCCCTCCAATTTTAAGCTACGGGAAGAGTGAGAAGTGGAGACTGTGTTGCTTGAATTGAATTTGCTACCTCGATTTGACTTTTCTCACACCAAAACTCTTCAAAAGCCTAAATTACATTTtagttacaaataaaaaaaatattaataaattaaatattttggatttttaaaaagtGTTAAACCAACGTTAAAAACGAATAATCATCAATATTAATACATGAGTATAACGATGATTAGCTAAACACTTATTTATTGTAGTTTTACAATTAACTTCCTATAATGCCTTCAATCTTCTTCTCCTTATTCTTCTCGGTTGA is part of the Vicia villosa cultivar HV-30 ecotype Madison, WI linkage group LG2, Vvil1.0, whole genome shotgun sequence genome and encodes:
- the LOC131653576 gene encoding uncharacterized protein LOC131653576 isoform X1 produces the protein MAVPANPVIEEEEEHEAPTHHPTAPSHEFFDLSTTVDPSYVISLIRKLLPLDSSSVHGVVSDVPNKEGDAPCASVCNNEQFESSKSKSENMDVDVSGESSRPGGEYKDNGDGFEHSGALVGENAWEEHGCILWDLAASKTHAELMVENLILEVLLANLVDCKSMRVNEISIGIIGNLACHEVPMKRIVSTKGLIEMIVDKLFLDDPQCLSETSRLLTVGLQSGESISWAEALKFEHVLSQILWIAENTLNLQLLEKIAGLILAILESQQKIVDDLLPPMMKLGLANILINLLTFEISKLTSDRIPERYSILDLVLRAIEGLSAIDDHSQEICSNKELFHLACTLVKFTDKVEVGNCCVTAAVLIANILSDVVDRASEISQDWCLLGGLLDIFPFASDDLEARNAIWSVLARILVRIPETEMNSSSLCHFISVLVRRIDLIEDELLNQQCVDYSPGSTADTRNTSLLRIISIVNQWTAVREEAESNGNAEVLLSETDVKKLLDICHKFSK
- the LOC131653576 gene encoding uncharacterized protein LOC131653576 isoform X2, whose amino-acid sequence is MAVPANPVIEEEEEHEAPTHHPTAPSHEFFDLSTTVDPSYVISLIRKLLPLDSSSVHGVVSDVPNKEGDAPCASVCNNEQFESSKSKSENMDVDVSGESSRPGGEYKDNGDGFEHSGALVGENAWEEHGCILWDLAASKTHAELMVENLILEVLLANLVDCKSMRVNEISIGIIGNLACHEVPMKRIVSTKGLIEMIVDKLFLDDPQCLSETSRLLTVGLQSGESISWAEALKFEHVLSQILWIAENTLNLQLLEKIAGLILAILESQQKIVDDLLPPMMKLGLANILINLLTFEISKLTSDRIPERYSILDLVLRAIEGLSAIDDHSQEICSNKELFHLACTLVKFTDKVEVGNCCVTAAVLIANILSDVVDRASEISQDWCLLGGLLDIFPFASDDLEARNAIWSVLARILVRIPETEMNSSSLCHFISVLVRRIDLIEDELLNQQCVDYSPGSTADTRNTSLLRIISIVNQWTAVREEAESNGNAEVLLSETDVWQVLRLTHS
- the LOC131653576 gene encoding uncharacterized protein LOC131653576 isoform X3, producing MDVDVSGESSRPGGEYKDNGDGFEHSGALVGENAWEEHGCILWDLAASKTHAELMVENLILEVLLANLVDCKSMRVNEISIGIIGNLACHEVPMKRIVSTKGLIEMIVDKLFLDDPQCLSETSRLLTVGLQSGESISWAEALKFEHVLSQILWIAENTLNLQLLEKIAGLILAILESQQKIVDDLLPPMMKLGLANILINLLTFEISKLTSDRIPERYSILDLVLRAIEGLSAIDDHSQEICSNKELFHLACTLVKFTDKVEVGNCCVTAAVLIANILSDVVDRASEISQDWCLLGGLLDIFPFASDDLEARNAIWSVLARILVRIPETEMNSSSLCHFISVLVRRIDLIEDELLNQQCVDYSPGSTADTRNTSLLRIISIVNQWTAVREEAESNGNAEVLLSETDVKKLLDICHKFSK